In one window of Meiothermus sp. DNA:
- a CDS encoding dolichyl-phosphate-mannose-protein mannosyltransferase, with protein MDFKELANKVREAAENALKQAESKFNEVKASLDKDGDGVPDQLEGVMNQAKQAAEQAKTKFEELKANLDKDGDGVPDQLKHLSEQAQHAAEQARAKAEELAKAAQDRLGKKS; from the coding sequence ATGGATTTCAAAGAACTGGCCAACAAAGTCCGCGAAGCAGCGGAAAACGCCCTTAAGCAGGCCGAAAGCAAATTCAACGAAGTGAAAGCTAGTCTTGATAAGGACGGCGACGGAGTACCGGATCAGCTCGAGGGGGTTATGAACCAGGCCAAACAGGCCGCCGAACAGGCCAAAACCAAATTCGAGGAGCTCAAGGCCAACCTGGACAAAGACGGTGACGGGGTGCCCGACCAGCTCAAGCACCTGAGCGAACAGGCCCAGCACGCCGCCGAGCAGGCCAGGGCCAAAGCCGAGGAGCTGGCCAAGGCTGCTCAGGATCGCCTGGGCAAGAAAAGCTAG